The following DNA comes from Deltaproteobacteria bacterium.
CCTGCTCGGTGAGCTCCTCGGCCCGGCTCCGCTCGAGGCGCCCGGTCAGGGTCAGCCCGGAGAGGACGTTCTGCCGGATGCTCATGGTGGGGAAAGGGTTGGGCTTCTGGAAGACCATCCCCACCTTCCGGCGCAGGAGCACCGGATCGATCGCGGGATCGTAGACGTCCTCCCCCTCGAGGAGGACCTCCCCGGCCGAGGTGGCGCCGGGGACCAGCTCGTGCATCCGGTTCAGGCAGCGCACGAAGGTGGACTTGCCGCAGCCCGAGGGGCCGATGATGGCGGTGACGTGGCGCGGCTTCATCGCGAGGTCGATGCCATGGAGGACCTCGTTCTCGCCGAAGGCGGCCGTGAGGCCGCGCGTCTCCATCTTCGGGATCGGCGCGGGCGCGGGCGTCGTCTGGGCAGTTTCGGTCATGGCGTGCTTCAGGCGCGGCGGGAGTGCCGCTGGCGCAGGAGGATGGCGACGGTGTTCATCAGGAGCATCACCGTCAGGAGGACCAGGATCCCGGCGGCGGCGTTCTGCACGAAGGCCTCCTGGGGCCGGGAGACCCAGTTGAAGATCTGGATCGGCAGCGCGGTGAAGGGGGCGTCGATGCCGTCGGGGAGGAAGGTGACGTAGGTCAGGGCGCCGACCACCACGATGGGCGCGGTCTCGCCGATGGCGCGGGAGGTGGCGAGGATCGCGCCGGTGAGGATGCCGGGGAGGGCCGCCGGGAGCACCACCCTCCGCACCACCGACCAGCGGGTGGCCCCCAGGGCGTAGGCCGCCTCCCGGTAGCCCCGGGGGACGGTCCGCAGGGCCTCCCGGGTGGAGAGGATCACGATGGGCAGGACCAGCAGGGCGAGGGTCAGGGCGCCGGCGACGAGCGAGCGGCCCAGGCCCAGCGCCCGGACGAAGATGCCCAGGCCCAGGATGCCGTAGATCACCGAGGGCACCCCGGCGAGGTTGGCGATGTTGGTCTCGATCAGGCGCGAGAGCCTGCCGCGCTTCGCGTACTCCTCCAGCCAGACCGCGGCCCCGATGCCCGCCGGCAGGGCGACGGCGGCGGTCAGGAGGATCAGGTAGATCGAGCCGACCAGCCCCGGGAGGATGCCGGCCTTGTGGGCGTGCCGGGAGGGGTAGCTGCCGAGGAAGTCGAGGGAGAGGCGACCGAGGGCGTCGATGGCGACGTCGGCGACCAGCACCACCAGCAGCAAGAGGGGCAGCCCCACCGCCAACAGACACAGGGCCAAGAAGAGGCGCTCGGGCCAGGGGCTGCGGCTCCCCCGCTGTAGCTCCTGCAACGACATCGCCTAGAGGTCCCGAGCCTTCCGCGCGAAGCGCTGACCCACGAGGTTGAAGGCGAGGGTGAGCAGGAAGAGGCAGGTCGCGACCACGAAGAGGGTGCGGTACTCGAGGGTGCCGTTGGGCACGTCACCCAGGGAGACCTGCACGATGTAGGCGGTCATGGTCTCGACCGGGACCCGGGGGTCGATGGTCAACCGCGGCTGCTGGCCGGCGGCGATGGCGACGATCATCGTCTCGCCGATGGCCCGGGAGACCGCGAGGATCACCGAGGCGATCACCCCGGAGCGGGCGGCGGGCAGCACCACCCGGAAGATGGTCGAGAGCCGGCTGGCCCCCAGGCCCCAGGCGCCCTCCCGCAGGGTGGTCGGGACGGCGTGGAGGGCGTCCTCGGAGAGGGAGGAGATCATCGGGATGATCATGATCCCCATGACCAGGCCGGGGGAGAGGGCGTTGAAGCCCGAGAGCCCCGGCACGACCTTCTGGAGCAGGGGCGTCACCACCACCAGGGCGAAGTAGCCGTAGACGATGGTCGGGACCCCCGCGAGGACCTCGAGGGCCGGCTTGAGGATCGCCCGCGCCCAGGACGGCGCGAGCTCGGAGAGGTAGATCGCCGCGAGCAGGCCCAGGGGCAGGGCCACGCACATGGCGATGCCCGCGATGAGCACCGTGCCGCTGACCAGGGGCCAGATGCCGAAGTGCTTCTCGGCGAAGAGCGGGGTCCACTCGGTGTCGAGGAGGAGCTGGGCGACGGAAGCCTCCTCGAAGAAGGAGAGGGTCTCGCCGGCGAGGACCACCACGATGCCCAGGGTCGTCCCGATCGAGAGCAGGCCCGTCGCAAGCAGGGCGTGCTCGATGAGACGCTCCCGCAGGGGCGTCGCCCCTCCTCGCTGCCCGAGCGAAGAGGGGGCCCCACCTGCGGTGGTCGTCTGGGATGCGTGGTCCATTCGCCGCGAGAAAGAGGTGTCAGTCTTCGCTTCCGCCGAGGAGCGCCTCGACGCTCACGCCGACCCGGGATCCCCCCGACGCGCCGGAGAAGACGGAGCCCTCGGTGCGGGCCGCGAAGCGCTCGCGGGCGAGCTCGTAGGCCTTCTGGGGAAGCGGGATGTAGCCCACCTCCTTCGAGAGCGCGGCCCCCTCGGTGAGGTAGAAGGTGATGAGGTCGTGCACGGCCTTGCGCTCGGCGGACTTCTTGCTGACGTAGATGAAGATCGGGCGGGAGAGAGGCTGGTAGCTGCTGTTGGCCACGGTCTCGAGGGAGGGGGCGATGGCCTCGGCGCCCTCGTCGACCTTGATCGGGACCACCTTCAGCTTGGCCTTGTTCTCGGTGTAGTAGGCGAAGCCGAAGAAGCCCAGGGCCAGCTCGTCGGTGGAGACGCCCTGCACCAGGACGTTGTCGTCCTCCGAGGAGGTGAAGTCGCCGCGGCTGGAGTGCTCCTTACCGACGATGGCCTTGGTGAAGTAGTCGTAGGTGCCGGAGTCGACGCCGGGGCCGAAGAGGTGGAGCTCCTTCTCGGGCCAGCCCTCGCGGATCTGCGACCAGGTCTTCACCGCTCCTTGCGCCTCCGGCTCCCACATCTTCTTGAGCTCGGCGACGGTGAGGTGATCGACCCAGTCGTTCTTCGGGTTCACCACCACGGCGATGCCGTCGTAGGCGACGGGCAGCTCGATCACGCCGATGCCGTGCTCCTTGCACTTGGCTTCTTCACTCGACTTGATGGGCCGCGAGGCGTTGGAGATGTCGGTCTCGCCGGTGCAGAACTTCTTGAAGCCGCCGCCGGTGCCGGAGACGCCGATGGTGACCCGGGCGCTCTTGTTCGCGGCCTGGAACTCCTCGGCCACGGCCTCGGAGATGGGGTAGACGGTGCTGCTGCCGTCGATGGAGATGATGGCAGCCTCGTCGGTCTTGCTGTCGGTCTTGCTGTCCGAGGTGCCGGTAGTGTTGCCTTCGCTGGCCTCGCGCTGCTTGGAGCAGGCGGTGGTGCCGAGCGCGAGCACGGCCAGGGAGAGAGAGAGGAGGATGCTGTGCTTCTTCATGTTCGTTTCCTTCGGGTGTGTGCGCAGAATCAGAAGGAGAGCTGGAGCTGGGCCCGCACCAGGATGTCGGTGCTGCCGTCGCCGTGGAGGAGCGCACCACCGTCGAGCTGGTACTTCAGGCCGTGGCCCTTCGAGAAGTCGGTGAGGACGAGGAGGAGCTCCTGGTCGGCGTCGTCGGCCTCGGCGGGATCCACCAGGGCCCAGCGGGCGCCCAGGTAGTACTTGCCACCGATGGTGTAGCCGGCCTGGAGGCGGGCGCCGAGGGCCGCCGCGGCGAGATCACCGAAGGCGCTGCCGGTGGCGTCCTGGGCGAGGAAGAGCTCGCCGGTGCAGGAGAAGCCCTGGATCTTCAGGATGGCGTCGACGCTCTGGCGGTGGACGAAGTCCCCGTCGGCCGAGCCCACGTCGGAGGCCAGCGAGGCCGCGACGCCGAAGCGCAGGCCGCCGCCCTCGAGGTCGGCCTCGCTGTAGCCCTCGAGCTTGCCGTGGTTGTAGCCGGCCCGCAGGACCAGGGTGGGCTGGAAGAGGGAGGGCACGTTCGAGAACTTGCCGCTGGTGACGCTGCCCTCGCCGGTGGCCGGATCCACCTCGACGTCTCCCGTGAACCTCGCCTTGTCGCCGGTGCCGTTGAAGACCCCGGCCGCCCACTCGAAGGTCGGCGACTTGCTGAAGTCGTTGTGGAGCATCAGGCCGATGTCCCGGCCGGCGCCGAAGGCCTTGTCGGTGATCGCCCGGTCGACGAAGGCCAGCTTGCCGGAGGAGGTGAGCTGCTGCCGGGAGAAGGGCTTCTTGTACTGACCGACGGCGACCTTCAGGCTCTTGCTGGCCTTGAAATCGACGAGGGCGTCCTTCAGCGCGGCGCCGCCCTTGCCGAAGTCGAGCTGCAGCTTGGTGGAGACCTTGCCGGCCCAGTGCTTGCCCTTGAGGGTGACGCGGGCGCGGGGGATGGAGAAGGCGGCCTCGGGGTCCGCGTCCTCGACGATCTCGGTGGCGAAGCGAGCCTGGATCCGGCCCTGGAGGGTCAGCTGCTGGCTCCCGTCGGCGCTACGGATGAAGAAGCCCTTGTCGTAGCCCGAGGTCGGGTGGGCGGCGGGCTCGGCGGCCTCCTCCTCGGCCCGGAGGGCGGTGGGGAAGAGGGCCAGGAGGGAGGCGATGCACAGAGCGTGGAGGGTCAGGCGCGTCATGGTTCGGATTCCTCTCGGAGGTGTTCGGGGCGCACTCTGCTCCCCGCGTGTGACAGCCAGGTGACATCTTCGGCGGTAGGGGGGATCAGGCCAGGGGCAGCCAGAGCCAGAAGACCGAGCCCCGGGGCGCGTTGGGGCGCACCCCCACCGATCCGTCCATCGCCTCGCACAGATTCCGGACGATGGAGAGGCCCAGGCCCGTTCCTCCGGCGGCCCGGGAGCGGCCGGGATCGACGCGGTAGAAGCGCTCGAAGATCCGGTCGTGGTGGCGAGGCTCGATCCCCGGGCCGTCATCGACGATCCGCAGCTCGAGGCCTCCGTCCACGGCGCTGGCCTCCACCCGCACCCGGCCACCCTTCGCGCCGTAGCGGAGGGCGTTCTCCACCAGGTTGTGGAGGATCTGCTGGAGCGCCAGCCGGTCCGCGAGCACGACCGCGGCCTCGTCGATGGCCAGCTCGATCGTGACCCCCTGCCCCTGCGCCTCGTCGGCGAGGGCCCCGATCACCTCCCGGGCGACCTCCGCCGGGGCCACCGCCTCCCGGCGCAGCTCCCGCTGGCCGCTCTCGACCTCCGAGAGGTCGAGGAGGTCGGCCAGCAGGCTCTCGAGCCGGTGAGCGTTGCGCTCGATGGCCTCGAGGAAGCCCCGGCGGGCCCCGGCCTCCTCGAGGGCGCCGCCGAGGAGGGTCTCGGCGTTCATCTTCACCGCGGCGACCGGCGTGCGCAGCTCGTGGGAGACGTTGGCGACGAAGTCCCGGCGCACCCGCTCCAGGCGGCGCAGCTCACCGACGTCCCGGAGGGTGAGCAGGCTGCCTCCCTCATCGAGGCGTCGGCAGTCGATCAGCATCGTCGGCCGCAGCCCCCGCGCGGGCAGCTCCAGCTGACCCTCGCCGGCCTCCACCAGCGTCGCCAGCTCTGGGGCCCGGATCACCTCCACCAGCCGACGGCCCACGAGCGTCCCCAGGCCCAGCATCAGCTCGGCGGCGCGGTTGGCGATGACGATCGCCTGGCCCCGATCGAGGAAGACCACCCCGTCCCGCAGGCCGTCGATGGTGCGCCGGAGCAGCGCCGCCTGGGCTCCGTGGCGCTCGCGGGCGGCCTCCACCTCCCGGCTCAGCCGGTCGATCGCCCCGAAGAGGGTCGCGGTGGCCTCGTCGGTGCGCCCGGCGCCGGCGAGCTGGGTCGGTCCCCCCTCGAGGGCGGCCCGGATCCGCTCGGAGACGCCCTCGACCGAGCGGCCGAGGCGGCGCTGCGCGAGGAGGGTGGTCGCGGCGGCGAGCAGCGGCGCGCCGATCACCGCCAGGATCGCGCCGATCATCAGGGCGCGGGTGTCCGGCTGGAAGGGGTCACCCGCGGCCGCGGCCACGAGGAAGCCGGCCAGCGCGAGGAAGGCGGCGAAGAGCAGCAGGACCCGCCAGAAGAAGCCGCGGATCACCTCGCCGCTCCCTCGTCGGCGGGGGGTGACTCCAGGAAGCGGTAGCCCAGCCCCCGCACCGTCTCGATGTAGGCGCCCGCCACCCCGAGCTTCTGGCGCAGGCGCTTCACGTGGGTGTCGACGGTCCGGGTGACCATCTCCTCGGAGGCGTCCCAGACCTCGGTGAGCAGCTGCCCCCGGCTCTGCACCCTCCCCCGGCGCTCGAAGAGGGTCGAGAGGAGCTTCAGCTCCAGCGCCGTCAGCGAGAGGGGCTCTCCCTCGACCCTCACCGCTGCGCCCGCGAGATCGAGCTCGAGGACCCCGAAGCGCCGAGGACCCTCCTCCTTCGCGGGCCGCCGGCGCAGCAGGGCCTGGAGCCTCAGGATCAGCTCGCGGGTGGAGAAGGGCTTCACCACGTAGTCGTCGGCGCCGAGCTCGAAGCCCCGCACCCGATCGGCCTCGGCGCCCCGGGCCGTGAGCATGATGACGGGCAGATCGGCCAGGCGCTCGTCGGCCCTCACCCGCTTGCAGAGCTCGGTCCCGGGCAGGTCGGGGAGCATCAGATCGAGGAGGAGGAGGTCGGGCCGGGGCTCGGCCGCCAGGCGCTCCAGCGCTCCGGCCCCGGTCATCGCGCTCTCGACGACGAAGCCCGCGCGCGAGAGGTCGTAGACCAGGGGACCGAGGAGGTCCTCCTCGTCCTCCACGATGAGGATGGTCGAGGCCACGGGCGCAATCTAGCCGACGTCTCGGAGATCGCCACCCTCGCCGACTTTCCTCGGACGCCGCCCTCGGCCGATGATGCGGCGCATGGGCGTGGACTTCTCGCACTGGCGATCGATCCTGGAGGAGGTCTACGGTGGCGGCCGGCGCTGGCTGCTGGCCGGGGACGTGCTGGCGCCCCTGACCGGGCTCGCGGCCACCCTGGGCGAGCTCGGCGCCGGGGAGTGCTTCCGCCTCGCCTCCTCCCGGGGCACCGGCCCCCTGCCCGAGGGGCAGGATCACCTGGCCCTCGACCTCGGCGTGAACCACCGGGCGGGGCAGAGCCTGATGGACGCGATCCGCGCCGGGCAGCGGGCCCTCCTCGAGCTGCCGCTCGAGGCCCTCGAGCGGATCGAGGCCTTCGACTCCGCGCGCGAGGCCCGGGTGATCGGCACGATCTTCGACGACGGGAACCCGGTGGCCGGCCGGGAGAAGTTCGGGCGGCGGCGGCCGGAGTGGATCGCCCTGGAGGACAAGACCGTGCTCGCCCCCCTGTGGGCGGCGGCCGGGGTCGAGGCGGCGCCCGAGCGGATCGTCCCGGGCGACGCCGGGAGCTTGCTTCGCGCCCACGCCGAGCTCGACGCGCTGGTCGGGGAGGGCCTCGGGACGGTCTGGGCCGGGGACAACACGGAGGGGTGGCACGGCGGCGCCGAGGCCACCTTCTGGGTGCCCGACGACGAGGCGGCGCGAGAGACGAGCGCTCGAATCGCCGGCCGCTTCGAGAAGGTGCGGATCATGCCCTTCCTCGACGGCATCCCCTGCAGCATCCACGGGGTGGTCTTCCCCGATCACGTCGTCGCCCTGCGCCCCTGCGAGATGATCGTCCTGCGGCGGCCCGACCACAGCGGCCTCGTCTACGCCCGCGCGGCGACCTTCTGGGACCCGCCGGCCGCCGACCGGGAGGTGATGCGCCGGGCGGCGAAGCGGGTGGGCGCGCACCTGCGCGAGTCGGTGGGCTTCCGGGGCGCCTTCACCATCGACGGGGTGATGAGCGCCGGGGGCTTCCGGCCCACCGAGCTCAACCCCCGCTTCGGCGCCGCCCTCGGGGTGATGAGCCGGGGGGTGGACCTCCCGCTGATGCTCACCTTCCTGGCGGTGGTCGAGGGAGTCGAGGCGGACTGGCGGCCCGAAGCGCTGGAGGAGGCCCTGCTCACCGCCGCCGACGAGAGCCGCAGCGGCGCGGGTGGGGGCTTCCCGCAGATCACCGTGAGCGAGACCCGCGAGGCGCTGCTGCGCTTCGAGGAGGTCGACGGGGCGCTGCGCGCCGAGCTGCTCGACAAGCCGGCCGAGGGCGCGGCGGAGCCCGAGGGCGTGGACGCCGACGTCCTCCTGGGCCCCGGGCCCGGCGGGGGCTACCTCAACATCGCCCTGCGCCCCGGGCGCACGCCGGTGGGGCCGAGCGCGGCGCCCCGGATCGCCGCCGGCATGGCCTGCGTGGACCGGGCCTGGTCCCTGGGGATGGGCCCCGCCGAGGCGGCGCCGGAGCACCGGCCGGGGACGCCGGGGC
Coding sequences within:
- the pstB gene encoding phosphate ABC transporter ATP-binding protein PstB codes for the protein MTETAQTTPAPAPIPKMETRGLTAAFGENEVLHGIDLAMKPRHVTAIIGPSGCGKSTFVRCLNRMHELVPGATSAGEVLLEGEDVYDPAIDPVLLRRKVGMVFQKPNPFPTMSIRQNVLSGLTLTGRLERSRAEELTEQALAQAALWDEVKDRLDAPGGSLSGGQQQRLCIARSLAVQPEVLLMDEPCSALDPVATARIEDLIHALKERYTIVIVTHNMQQAARISGTTAFFLTGDLIEVGATDRLFTSPEDGRTEDYITGKFG
- the pstA gene encoding phosphate ABC transporter permease PstA: MSLQELQRGSRSPWPERLFLALCLLAVGLPLLLLVVLVADVAIDALGRLSLDFLGSYPSRHAHKAGILPGLVGSIYLILLTAAVALPAGIGAAVWLEEYAKRGRLSRLIETNIANLAGVPSVIYGILGLGIFVRALGLGRSLVAGALTLALLVLPIVILSTREALRTVPRGYREAAYALGATRWSVVRRVVLPAALPGILTGAILATSRAIGETAPIVVVGALTYVTFLPDGIDAPFTALPIQIFNWVSRPQEAFVQNAAAGILVLLTVMLLMNTVAILLRQRHSRRA
- the pstC gene encoding phosphate ABC transporter permease subunit PstC, which gives rise to MDHASQTTTAGGAPSSLGQRGGATPLRERLIEHALLATGLLSIGTTLGIVVVLAGETLSFFEEASVAQLLLDTEWTPLFAEKHFGIWPLVSGTVLIAGIAMCVALPLGLLAAIYLSELAPSWARAILKPALEVLAGVPTIVYGYFALVVVTPLLQKVVPGLSGFNALSPGLVMGIMIIPMISSLSEDALHAVPTTLREGAWGLGASRLSTIFRVVLPAARSGVIASVILAVSRAIGETMIVAIAAGQQPRLTIDPRVPVETMTAYIVQVSLGDVPNGTLEYRTLFVVATCLFLLTLAFNLVGQRFARKARDL
- a CDS encoding PstS family phosphate ABC transporter substrate-binding protein, translated to MKKHSILLSLSLAVLALGTTACSKQREASEGNTTGTSDSKTDSKTDEAAIISIDGSSTVYPISEAVAEEFQAANKSARVTIGVSGTGGGFKKFCTGETDISNASRPIKSSEEAKCKEHGIGVIELPVAYDGIAVVVNPKNDWVDHLTVAELKKMWEPEAQGAVKTWSQIREGWPEKELHLFGPGVDSGTYDYFTKAIVGKEHSSRGDFTSSEDDNVLVQGVSTDELALGFFGFAYYTENKAKLKVVPIKVDEGAEAIAPSLETVANSSYQPLSRPIFIYVSKKSAERKAVHDLITFYLTEGAALSKEVGYIPLPQKAYELARERFAARTEGSVFSGASGGSRVGVSVEALLGGSED
- a CDS encoding porin → MTRLTLHALCIASLLALFPTALRAEEEAAEPAAHPTSGYDKGFFIRSADGSQQLTLQGRIQARFATEIVEDADPEAAFSIPRARVTLKGKHWAGKVSTKLQLDFGKGGAALKDALVDFKASKSLKVAVGQYKKPFSRQQLTSSGKLAFVDRAITDKAFGAGRDIGLMLHNDFSKSPTFEWAAGVFNGTGDKARFTGDVEVDPATGEGSVTSGKFSNVPSLFQPTLVLRAGYNHGKLEGYSEADLEGGGLRFGVAASLASDVGSADGDFVHRQSVDAILKIQGFSCTGELFLAQDATGSAFGDLAAAALGARLQAGYTIGGKYYLGARWALVDPAEADDADQELLLVLTDFSKGHGLKYQLDGGALLHGDGSTDILVRAQLQLSF
- a CDS encoding ATP-binding protein; translation: MIRGFFWRVLLLFAAFLALAGFLVAAAAGDPFQPDTRALMIGAILAVIGAPLLAAATTLLAQRRLGRSVEGVSERIRAALEGGPTQLAGAGRTDEATATLFGAIDRLSREVEAARERHGAQAALLRRTIDGLRDGVVFLDRGQAIVIANRAAELMLGLGTLVGRRLVEVIRAPELATLVEAGEGQLELPARGLRPTMLIDCRRLDEGGSLLTLRDVGELRRLERVRRDFVANVSHELRTPVAAVKMNAETLLGGALEEAGARRGFLEAIERNAHRLESLLADLLDLSEVESGQRELRREAVAPAEVAREVIGALADEAQGQGVTIELAIDEAAVVLADRLALQQILHNLVENALRYGAKGGRVRVEASAVDGGLELRIVDDGPGIEPRHHDRIFERFYRVDPGRSRAAGGTGLGLSIVRNLCEAMDGSVGVRPNAPRGSVFWLWLPLA
- a CDS encoding response regulator transcription factor; its protein translation is MASTILIVEDEEDLLGPLVYDLSRAGFVVESAMTGAGALERLAAEPRPDLLLLDLMLPDLPGTELCKRVRADERLADLPVIMLTARGAEADRVRGFELGADDYVVKPFSTRELILRLQALLRRRPAKEEGPRRFGVLELDLAGAAVRVEGEPLSLTALELKLLSTLFERRGRVQSRGQLLTEVWDASEEMVTRTVDTHVKRLRQKLGVAGAYIETVRGLGYRFLESPPADEGAAR